Genomic window (Rhododendron vialii isolate Sample 1 chromosome 4a, ASM3025357v1):
GAGACATCCCATGATCCTACATTTGGACAAACATAATCAGATGTAACAGAGTGACAAACATAATCAGACTGATAAATTCAAATAAAGGCATATCACGAACTAATAGAGTTTTGCACATCATCGAGTTGATGCGGTGACCAAGTAATTTGCAATTTATCATTGGGTTAAAACTCATCAACACAAAGGGAAAATAAATAGGAAACCATCCACGACTCCACCATAAATTGGAAGATGGTGCAGTAGGAAAAGGTGAAAATAACGTCCTATTCTCGCAGAGTTATTCACCAGGTCTTAGCACAAAAGCAGTAAAATATAGGCGTCACCCAAAGTACCGGAAGATGAATGTAATCATCCCCTTCATCAGCTTCCATGTCTAAAGTTGGATCAACTCGTCTAATCTGCAGAAGAGATACCACATGAATGgggtaaatttattttgttgaaatagaaaaagaagaatataaaCCGAAtaaccaaaggaaaaaaaatatgtagTGAAGGTAAATCCTctaaataaacaaaatttgacCTAAAGGTCCTAAAATGAAGGAAAATTCTCATTTCCGAAGTAATGCACCTTGTGCCGAGCTTCACTTGCCCATACATCATCATGCTTCAAGAAAACCGCAAGCTCCTCATCTTCAGCAGCCTCTGCCGCTGCTGCAACTGCATTTTTTGTACTATGTAGGTATTCCGCTCTGCAATATTTGGTCCAGAAGTCCTTCTCGGTCATCTGAGACccgaaaataaaatgaataaacAATCCAAAGCTTGAATAGATTCAATTAGCAGATGAGTAAAGGAAACTTGTCTATTGACAATAAGAAATGCCTCAGCAACGGAATACAAATCAAACAGCGTCATTACCTTATTAGGAACAAACTTCATGTATGCCCTGTGAACAGCTGGTTTCTCAGCAAAAATCTAGGATATGGAAAGTAAGATGAAATTAAGCTTTAATGATAGCAAAATACAGACCAAGAATCCACAGAAAAGAAAGATATAGATCTTGAATAGAGAACTATGCTATTGCGACTAAGGCAGGGGATCTACCTGGTGGATAATCTCCGGTGTCAAGTTAAATGTAACTCGATTCGACTGAAAAGGGAACGAGTACAGATAAGCTTTCCATAGCATTGCATAGAAAAGGTAGAAAGGAGTCCAAAATCTTACTAATAAAAAACATAACCCCCGTAATTCGCAAGGAACAAAGAAATTCCAAACTCATTGCAAATGTTTGAAAAAGCACGACGGTTAAACCTTAGAGCTATATGAACTTCAATGAGGGGTTGCCTGTAACCTAAGTCTTCTGATTCAACACCAATACATGCAAATATAATGCAAATGAACACACGCATTAGGGtgcacaaacaaacacacaaagagcgagagagagatcTATGTTGTACCCGACCATCAGCTGACGGTTTGACATCTGAGAGCAGGGCACTTTTGAATCCTGCCCGCTGTCTTGTTACCCTGCTGGTGTCCCCATCCAGCAACTTCTGCACTCAATTTGCACAGATAATTCTCTATCATTCCCTCACAATCGTCCGGGTGCTATATTGGAGAAAACATGGAGCACTTCCAAAGCACAAACTTTTCAAACGAAAAATCCATGCCAAAAGAACAACAATATTTGGGTAGTATTTTCTATTGATAACATTTGGTTACTGGACAAAGTTAAATAACAACTAACCTTCCTTGTTGCCCAAAACTCAGCTTCTGTCAAAACACCTCCTAGCACAAATTGTTTATGAAGTTTCTGCAACTCGCTGTAAATATTGCACGTTATCAGCATCAAATGAAAAGGAGATAgtaaatttttgaaataaaataccACATTCAGAAACCATAAAACTACTATGTTCATATTAATGATACCAGTTCTTACCTTTACCTTGTGACTTTACAGACTAATATATCCCTTGAGCATGCCCGATATAGTGCTAATTGCATTTTCCATTAATGCCAATGTTTTTTCAATGCCTAGCTATTTTTCAGTACTATTCAGGATTTCCTTTCTAGTGTTTGAAAACCAAGCATTACGGCTTCAATATCCACCATCTATGAAATTTGAAATAGAGTACAAATTAAGCACAATATGAATTGCTAACATCCATACACACAATCCCTCTACATGTAAAGagaacaaaatcattttctatgATCCAAAATCCTCCCCTTCAATAATTTGGCCTGACAGCACATATAATTCAAGTTAATAAGATGCTTATggggaggaagaaagagaagaaatggaAAAAGCATGAACCAAAACTCTGCTTAAAAATCTCTTCAGTGGTTGGACcaaaacaaaatctctctcgctcctctctctctctaaacttttcAGGTGTTAGGGATCCGCCTtctgctcttcctttttctccttcccgtTTACTTCCTCTCCAAATCCCCTCCCTCCCTTCCTGCTTCtgctctcttttctctctccttctctcccCCTTTCCCTAGCATGTTTGACCTTTTCATCTCCGTTTGCTTCATCGACGACCCCTCTTCCAGCTTCGTCTTCTCTATGTGGTATCCCGCCGATTTACTCTCTTGGGGGTAATCGGTCCTCGGCTTAACGGCAAGTGGTGTACTCATGGCAGGTGGTGACGAGGTCGGCGTGATCTCTTGCTGGTTTACTCTATTGGGGCTAACGGTAAGTGGAGAGCTAGGAGCTGATGACGGTGGTGCGGTTTGGTGGTTGGTGGTCGGTCATCAACTAGGTTGCGGTGGTCAGCAAAGTGAGGCGGTGGTGGTTGAAGATCCGATCTGTTAGGGTTTGTTTTCTGGTGGTTGTCTCCTATGCGTCTCTCCAGTGGGCTGTTTGCCTTACCACCTTTGTTTGGGCAAGGCTAATCTAATCTGGGCTCGATGTGGTGCAATGGTGGTGATGGGGGCTGTTCGGCTGGGGGCTGTTCGGCGACAGTCGTGTGTGGTGGACCGGTGGTGGTCGCTTTTTtctttagggtttttttttttttttttttaaaggtttttcttgtttttttttttttgggcttgtCCCGTATGGGTGTGGGCTTTGTTCCAATTGGTGTCtttggttggtttcttgccaattgAGGGTTTGGGTCTCGAATTGGGCACATGATTATTTTTAGCTTAGTCTAGGAATATGATGTTGTTCTCCTTGttccttttagtctttgtaacaatttcaaagattaatgaaattttttgccattcaaaaaaaaaaacactctgcTTAAACTCCATTTTTCTGGGTATCTAGAAGGAAATTTACCTATCTTCTTGCAGTAGCTTAATTCGACGCTCCATTTCTTTTGTACTAAGTTGTTCGTCCTGAGTAGCCACAGCAGATTGTTCAGAACCATCTTTACCAGCTTCTGTAGGCATTGTAATAGCTCTGCCTATTCACGGGATCCAAATGCAATATACTGAGCTAAAAAACTTCAACCAATATAATGTGCTATAACAAGTGAATTATTCTCCATCTAGTAAACATAAGAACATTGCATAAAAATTCCTCAAATAGAATTGAGTACACAATTGAAAAAATGTAATTGGAATCATATACACTTAAACTTTTGCAAACGATAGAGCCTTGCACAAGGGCACAAGCAGAACTAGAAACATAGTACTGTAGTCCAACCACATTTCCTACGGGTCATCAATAAGCAAACACAATTGGCTATTCTTCATATTCGGACAAAAAAGGACAATCTCTATCATGTGATGAAGCATTGAATAATTGCTAAGGCCTATTCTCCACAAGGACCTTAAGGTttgcaacaaaaacaaatcattaTCGTTGTTGTAGATCAGCATAAAAATATCAAGaaccaaaataagaaaaaccagTTGCCCAAAATTTGTATAACTGATGAGCTTGCCGCCATCTTTCTTCCTCCAATAACCAAAGAATAGAACTATCACTATGCTACTCCTTATCATCTACATAGTGGCTCAAGTTCATCAATTCATTCATTCAAGGAATGAAGCAAAGaggttctttattatcacaagAACATATCATGATAAGTGATCATCGTGAAGAGAatgaagcaaaaataaaatgcaacaCCCAGTTTCCTCTATTACAAGCTTGACCATGCACACAACAGACAAAATAATCTTCATAAATACCAACACTAGTGACCTTCAGAATTGAAAACACGAAACATTCAATCAAGTTGCAGTACCATTTATGGGTGAAAATGGTAGATATTTGAGACCTACCTACAAATTCTTTGCAAACATCGCGATCAgaaaagttttcaaactcaaagaTGTAACTTCCACCCTGTAACCACATCGAGTCAGCACTTCTATGTTGCATTGACGGTAAATGGGGCATAGTAACTTCATGTACATTAATACGCAAGAGAAGAAGTACAAGAAGTATTTTTGAGATATACAGAAAATGCCCCAATATAACCAGAAGTAAAGTTTAATTAGATTAAGAAACCTGTTCATGGGTTAGATTAAGCAAGGGCCGCAAGCCTTGCTTAGTTCCCTCCTTGGTGAACTTGTGCCCTGATTATACATGAGACAGATCGATGAAGGCCCGTTAAGTTAACAACTTTAGTCCATGCAAAGATCAATGAGGCGTCAAAAATGCTGAGCTAGTAAAAATGTGGACATCATTTTTTTCATCTACCAAAAAAAGGATGGCATGACAAACTATGAATGATTATCCTCAGAGACAATAAAACAGAATGCATAAAAGAACACACATTACTCAAATTCTACTCTGCCATATGTCTGAATGGCCGATAATTTACCTAATTTACTtgcaaaaattgaaagaaatgaaaagtttCTTGAGTTATGTCGCATGCTGAAACAAGCGCGAGAAACACAAATTGAATGATAACAGAAATCTGGTACAAACCCGCTAAGTACCTTTAATCAATCGAAACAGCACATCAAGGCTTGGCGAAGATTTTGGGTTGTGAGGTGTGAAGATGAATCTGTCCTCCGTCTGCACGAAGTTAAAACAATTCAAGTTGATGACCAAGAAGCACCATACAAGATACATCATAACCAAACATTCACCAAATCCTTAacaggacacacacacacacatatataataataataatattattattataaatcaCATCCAGTAATCAAAACGATGGTCACTGGGTCACAAGGTTAAAAGTTGATTTCGAGCCTATAGCAGATTCACTCCCTACCAAATCCACCCCTCCCAAAGTCTGGTCAATCTATTATCTATCTATCGTAAAGGGaacaccccttttcgtgtgaaCGCCCCTCCAAAAGTCTCGCCAATCTATTTCCATTTTCTGAACACCTCTTTCCCTCTTTTGCATAATACGATTCGCACACGTGCCTGTGCCCGGATGTCTATTGGGTACGAAAAAATTGTTGTCAATTCCAAAAAGCAGCAAATTCAAAGCCAGTGAAGCAATACGTCATTTTGCACAACAATGCCATTGTCATCATTTACGGAACTGGCAGTCCCTTAAGTTCACCCAAAGTGAAAAATCATAAACGCACATGAACcttcatatacatatacacatacgtATGTGCGTGTGCGTGTTTGTGCCTGGAAGGATATATGGAGATAGAGAATCATGTATCAATCAATATATGTAAAGGCTTAAtaaaagagttcaccatttcCAATATGCCAGGAGTGCCAGGGTCTTTAATCGTAGACTTGTACTTGGCACGCTTAATGACCTTCCCATCCACCATTCTCGGACGATCAAACTGATTTGGTTTAATTTAGGAACTGTGAAGTTATCTAGGGCGGAAGGGTGGGGTAACAACAGTTCCCGACAGTGGGATCTAGATTGCGTTGGTCGAATGGAAAGAACAAACGGTTGGAGGACGAGGATTGGGGAAAGATCGACCACGtcgtatctctctctcctctcctctctctctctctgggctTCTGGGCGCCAACTGAGAGAGGCATACATCACTATTATGTACAGGCCCTCGCGTGTATATATAGACAGGCCAAGTGCGCTGTGTCAGTCCCCGTGGGGGTGGGTTGCGATTAatagtgacttttttttttttttttccccctcgaAACTGATTTTTTAGCTATGGCGCTCCAATTGTAATGAACAAAGTGGagtgcgaatatcaatttctcaTCATCCATCGGCAGAAATTTAATTAAGGTCCGGTTCTGctaaagaaaaaacaagcatttatttttatattaaaagtgataaattgtgaaaaatacttgtctcgtaaaatgaaaaataagtacttaaaaaaagaaTCTTAATGAAACGGGGCAACTTTCATGAATCAGATAAAACCATAGTAGTTGATAAATTCggaaatttaattaattagagAGCATAAATCCATATGATATCATTGACATGTACTATTTGAggcaatttatttatttgactGAACTAATGGTGAAGATAGATTATCTTCACTgagttttttgtttgtcttcagcaattttttaaaatttttttagacttctctTGTCTTGACGAATAATTTATTCAAggcaaatttaacaaaaatttagaaaaagacGAAAAGAACACAcaacgaaaaagaataaagtTTAGAAGAATGCAATAGAGTTAAATTTTTATCGTTGTTTTTTTAGCAACAAGAAAATATTCTAACAGGAACAGATTACCTGCCCATGAggccaaacaaaacaaaatctaaaacaacacaaaaagttggaaaaaatcAGCAACAATGGTGAACATGTTGCCTAGTTGAGGTGCGCATCCATACACAAACAAATCTCCAACTTTAATTGAAACTCCGTAAGTGGACAATAAGATCGGTTCCTAGGATTTGTCGAGATATGCATAAATTGACCAGGACACACGAGTTCTAAAAGAAAGAAGTTTTATGGGAGATTGCAGCCACAAGCTCCCAAGTCCCAACCCGCACATCGCAGGAGCGAAATGAAACCATCTCGAATCATGAATATCTGCCCAAATTTCACAAAGATAGCGCAAAGCCACTTTCCTTCAACTTCAGCAATTGATACAGACAAAGCATTCCGAAGCCTTTCAAGCATATTCGTCGCGCCAATATCACCGAGCAGACTCTCCTAGCACGCCTCTTTCAAATCTAAGAGATTATTCTTCCCGATTGGCGACTGCTTTGAGAATTTCCAGCTGCTGATAACCACACCCCAAAAATGCGTAACATGCATAACAATGCGTAACATGTCAACTATAGCACACAGCATGTGTACCATTGCTTCCTTCTTTATACTAAAAAGGCAAGTCAACTTGTTGTCCGGTCCAGCAACAAGCCACCACTTCCCCAGTTAATGGTCACGGTATAGAAACCACAAATATGAAATCTGAAAACATAGGGGAGAAGAAATTAAGAAACAAAACAGAACCACTGGTTGACTGATAGCCACAGGCTTCCAGCAACTGAACATGATCCAGCTGAAtgcaatttataaaaattaagacatcactgagagagagagagagagagagagagagagagagagagagagagagcttagaTCTGTCATGCatgtaaaatttaaaattttagtgCATGCCTATGAAGTCTTAAGAAAAATACTATCCGGTGGTCATCGAAAACTTACAATTCCATATACCACTGTACTGATGATAGTAGAAACTTCGGCCCCGAGCTGAGGTACAAATAGAACACTACACAAATTTGATTTAGGTACTGGGATACGAAATTGAATGAGATCTACCTATTTGCTCATTCCACGCATGAAATTTAGTAAGCATTTCTTGAGGGATGTTCTAGTGATCCATCAATCTACGCCTTACTTTATGAGTGAAATTTTCACAACCCTAATTCACCGCCAAGGATCAGTTACTGACGACGGCCCAAGAGGGCTTACAGTCCACTTATACTCTTTAAAGCATTTAAAACAGGATAACCTCAGCGGAAGCATAAAATCGCTTTAAACTTCACAAAGTAGGTTTAACAATACTTCAT
Coding sequences:
- the LOC131321898 gene encoding general transcription and DNA repair factor IIH subunit TFB1-1-like isoform X3; protein product: MVDGKVIKRAKYKSTIKDPGTPGILEMTEDRFIFTPHNPKSSPSLDVLFRLIKGHKFTKEGTKQGLRPLLNLTHEQGGSYIFEFENFSDRDVCKEFVGRAITMPTEAGKDGSEQSAVATQDEQLSTKEMERRIKLLQEDSELQKLHKQFVLGGVLTEAEFWATRKKLLDGDTSRVTRQRAGFKSALLSDVKPSADGRSNRVTFNLTPEIIHQIFAEKPAVHRAYMKFVPNKMTEKDFWTKYCRAEYLHSTKNAVAAAAEAAEDEELAVFLKHDDVWASEARHKIRRVDPTLDMEADEGDDYIHLPVLWDHGMSRDGSDNATDSQYDEYRRSLSQVLNRHGAVVLEGRSIDVESGDTRSVAEALARSKQVELANGASDGMVNQERLERISQLAEIEDLQASRDLPLAPLFIKDPREYFDSQQANAIKTLGDTLAGTRQIKCSLSTSEAYGSLRERISEVKISGLGDPIVKPAVAFKVFDGLTQNIKSTKYQRGKNPQESVLDGLPKITKEELLHHWTSIEELLKHFWSSYPITTSYLYVKVRRLKDAMSQIYPKLQEIKESVQSDCRHQVSLLVQPMLQALDAAFAHYDADLQKRSAKSGDRPNGFV
- the LOC131321898 gene encoding general transcription and DNA repair factor IIH subunit TFB1-1-like isoform X1, which encodes MVDGKVIKRAKYKSTIKDPGTPGILEMTEDRFIFTPHNPKSSPSLDVLFRLIKGHKFTKEGTKQGLRPLLNLTHEQGGSYIFEFENFSDRDVCKEFVGRAITMPTEAGKDGSEQSAVATQDEQLSTKEMERRIKLLQEDSELQKLHKQFVLGGVLTEAEFWATRKKLLDGDTSRVTRQRAGFKSALLSDVKPSADGRSNRVTFNLTPEIIHQIFAEKPAVHRAYMKFVPNKMTEKDFWTKYCRAEYLHSTKNAVAAAAEAAEDEELAVFLKHDDVWASEARHKIRRVDPTLDMEADEGDDYIHLPVLWDHGMSRDGSDNATDSQYDEYRRSLSQVLNRHGAVVLEGRSIDVESGDTRSVAEALARSKQVELANGASDGMVNQERLERISQLAEIEDLQASRDLPLAPLFIKVCLLDQDPREYFDSQQANAIKTLGDTLAGTRQIKCSLSTSEAYGSLRERISEVKISGLGDPIVKPAVAFKVFDGLTQNIKSTKYQRGKNPQESVLDGLPKITKEELLHHWTSIEELLKHFWSSYPITTSYLYVKVRRLKDAMSQIYPKLQEIKESVQSDCRHQVSLLVQPMLQALDAAFAHYDADLQKRSAKSGDRPNGFV
- the LOC131321898 gene encoding general transcription and DNA repair factor IIH subunit TFB1-1-like isoform X2, which encodes MVDGKVIKRAKYKSTIKDPGTPGILEMTEDRFIFTPHNPKSSPSLDVLFRLIKGHKFTKEGTKQGLRPLLNLTHEQGGSYIFEFENFSDRDVCKEFVGRAITMPTEAGKDGSEQSAVATQDEQLSTKEMERRIKLLQEDSELQKLHKQFVLGGVLTEAEFWATRKKLLDGDTSRVTRQRAGFKSALLSDVKPSADGRSNRVTFNLTPEIIHQIFAEKPAVHRAYMKFVPNKMTEKDFWTKYCRAEYLHSTKNAVAAAAEAAEDEELAVFLKHDDVWASEARHKIRRVDPTLDMEADEGDDYIHLPDHGMSRDGSDNATDSQYDEYRRSLSQVLNRHGAVVLEGRSIDVESGDTRSVAEALARSKQVELANGASDGMVNQERLERISQLAEIEDLQASRDLPLAPLFIKVCLLDQDPREYFDSQQANAIKTLGDTLAGTRQIKCSLSTSEAYGSLRERISEVKISGLGDPIVKPAVAFKVFDGLTQNIKSTKYQRGKNPQESVLDGLPKITKEELLHHWTSIEELLKHFWSSYPITTSYLYVKVRRLKDAMSQIYPKLQEIKESVQSDCRHQVSLLVQPMLQALDAAFAHYDADLQKRSAKSGDRPNGFV
- the LOC131321898 gene encoding general transcription and DNA repair factor IIH subunit TFB1-1-like isoform X4; the encoded protein is MVDGKVIKRAKYKSTIKDPGTPGILEMTEDRFIFTPHNPKSSPSLDVLFRLIKGHKFTKEGTKQGLRPLLNLTHEQGGSYIFEFENFSDRDVCKEFVGRAITMPTEAGKDGSEQSAVATQDEQLSTKEMERRIKLLQEDSELQKLHKQFVLGGVLTEAEFWATRKKLLDGDTSRVTRQRAGFKSALLSDVKPSADGRSNRVTFNLTPEIIHQIFAEKPAVHRAYMKFVPNKMTEKDFWTKYCRAEYLHSTKNAVAAAAEAAEDEELAVFLKHDDVWASEARHKIRRVDPTLDMEADEGDDYIHLPDHGMSRDGSDNATDSQYDEYRRSLSQVLNRHGAVVLEGRSIDVESGDTRSVAEALARSKQVELANGASDGMVNQERLERISQLAEIEDLQASRDLPLAPLFIKDPREYFDSQQANAIKTLGDTLAGTRQIKCSLSTSEAYGSLRERISEVKISGLGDPIVKPAVAFKVFDGLTQNIKSTKYQRGKNPQESVLDGLPKITKEELLHHWTSIEELLKHFWSSYPITTSYLYVKVRRLKDAMSQIYPKLQEIKESVQSDCRHQVSLLVQPMLQALDAAFAHYDADLQKRSAKSGDRPNGFV